In Acipenser ruthenus chromosome 1, fAciRut3.2 maternal haplotype, whole genome shotgun sequence, the genomic stretch ataaaacacacacacagaacaaaacaaaaaaaactactcaTTCTAAATCTCATTACTTTCAAAAGTATACAATAAAATGATTTGAAAGATTGCCagaaatggcaatgcaatggattTCAAACTAGTACTGTACAGTGCTCTGGATATTCTGATATGGTACTGTGGTACAGCAATGGATTACCACTGTCTAGTTGTAACATGCTtagtatgtcaaaatatgaaatgttAACACTGTGGTACAAgtccattctaccaatggctcatATCATCCTAGCTGTCCTTGGGCTGCCACTGTACTTTAGTACAGAAGCATTGTATTGCCAGAGTCACCCTCTGCATTGACATTGAAGAGAagtatactgtaaatacatacCTTTTCTTTAGCAAGTTGCTGATGATGTTTTGTGCCTGCTTTGACTTGGGATTCATGCACCTTTCCTCTGCAGTGTCCTTCATTGTAACACTAGAAAATAAAATGACAGTCAGTATTGTAAAATAATGCAACAAGCTTTATTCAGATAGTAAAGGATGCTCCCTAATGATGCTAACTGATCCGATACTTACACAATCTCTATCTGCTGACACATTGGGGATGCTGGTATCACTTCAAACTTCTCAATGCGTTTTAAATGTATAAAGTCAGCACTGCTCCCAATGCAGCGGCAACGGCCCTTGTTGTAAAGTGGGGAGCCTGGAAAACATACAcaaggaaaaaataaacatggTGTGTTTTGGATATATTTGCAGATTACCTGTAATGAGGACAGAGTCTGCTGTCTAAAAATGCATGAGCTAAAAGGAAGAGGATAAAACAACACCACTACTTAACAGGTTTGAAAGACACCAGTATTCAATATTACTGGAAATACTCTCTGACTTatccagtatttaaaaaaaaaatgatgacaatactgaatttgtattaaaaaaaaaaataatacatacattaagTATTTTGTCTACAGATTCCCAAACATTTCTCTATGCAGAATAGTATTCATTTCTgagctaaaatacaatatgatgcCTTACCTTCAACAGCTGCAAACAAGAGAAAAACAGCAAAGAGGACGGCTGTGGAGTTCATTGCTGTTATTGTTAGAGTTTCTTTTGGATTCTGGACTCTGTTGTCTTGAGAACTTCAAATGAAGTGCAGAGTAGAAAGATCTCTTCTATTTATAGTGTTTACGCTGGGTTACCAATCATTGCTAAGCTTCATTGTTTTGGCAGAAATTCAAGACAGACGGGAAAGTCCAGTTTTACAGATTCCCTTTCTACAGACACCTGATTTAGAAGAAATATCCAAGCATTCAAATAAATCCTGAGTATCACTTCTTCTCTTGAACAGGATGCTGGGTAATGAACCCCAATGTAATCTATtgtttcctttctaaaaaaaagatagtaaagggaaataaataaataaaacacaatgcatgcctttgtttaatctagaattgattattgtaatgcactttttttctggtgtcccaaaacgtgcggtatcccgcttgcagcttgttcagagtaccaccgctagaattctgactaaaactagggaaagtgaacatattacacattttggcctctttacactggctccctgtgcagtatagaacaGATTTTAAgactttgctgttaacttacaatgccctgaatggattagcacctagttatttgcaggagttaccccttatcttccaaactgcactctgagatcacaggatgcagggctgctggttattcctagggtcaactaAAGCAACACAGGATGTAGGGATTTTTCTTGtggagctcctaaattatggaatgctctgccttcatttgtcagggaagctgggaccttTATAGTTTTccagtcaagactaaaaatgctttcttatcttactgggttttaatgtaactttaagattgttgcttttgtattatgtgtatactgttatttaaatctgttatttaaatggtctgattatggcagttgtatgtgtgacatgcattgtgaaatgtattgtggtttgttctttttttctgctatgtactgtacagtgctttgcgataattttgtataaaaagcgctatataaatgcaataaataaataaataaataatagcataGCAAAAGTCTACATAACATTAATTACATTGTGTACTATAATATTACTTTGACCACTGCAGCTGGAGCCAACATCCAAGATACAGTATTATCTTCTCAAGACAAATTTTTTGCTGTAGTTCGCTCCAGAAAGAAATGACCTCTGAATGTGTATTGCCAAGATTCTGTAATACTGACAGGGACAGAATGTTTGCTGCAGTAATGCCTGCTAGAACTATTCAATGATTGACAGCTGTAATCCTGAATCAGCAGGTAATACAAATAGGGAGggagatgtacagtacagtaggcaCAGCCGCCCCAAGCAGACTGGAGAGGCTGCTGTAGACCGAAAATGTGCCACTGAGGGGCATCCCCAAAATATGTGTAAATTGGTACCTGGTGCAccagttttttttccattttaatgTTCCAAATATTAGTCACTTGTTAGGTTTAATTTCACACATTTTGAACAGCTCTTGTGCTGATGTTGCCAGATgtggtatgtttaaaaatatacaaaataatatagtAACGTTATAATTGCACTAATTCATTCACTGTTTATAATTTTACTAGTATtttcttgtgtttgtttatttgatacTACATTACTATTGCACTTGTGTTGGGGTACATCCAATCTAAAGCTAAGGTGGATGTGCATTTTAAGAAGCTGCAAAAATGGTGTGGCTTTCCAGTTTGCGGTTTCGGATGTTTTACCTGAAGTTACTTTTCTTCATCAGAGTCATTACTGGAATAACCTGTATTCCCATAAGGCCTGGATGCTGTCCACTTGCATTGAAA encodes the following:
- the LOC117403924 gene encoding C-X-C motif chemokine 10-like, whose product is MNSTAVLFAVFLLFAAVEGSPLYNKGRCRCIGSSADFIHLKRIEKFEVIPASPMCQQIEIVVTMKDTAEERCMNPKSKQAQNIISNLLKKRSSQK